One stretch of Haladaptatus sp. R4 DNA includes these proteins:
- the mutS gene encoding DNA mismatch repair protein MutS has translation MSDGGIVGEFLSLKDETDADVLTMQVGDFYEFFADDAELVGDVLDLNISRKSSHGSSYPMAGVPLSELTPYMKQLVERGYRVAVADQYETDSGHARKITRVVTPGTLLETSSADAQYLAGIVRVDDGYGLAFADITTGKFLVTAVSGSDADSKALTELYRFAPAEVLPGPEIRNDDSFLERVRDRTDASVSVHDANAFAPGKATHVTREQFGEETLSSLGLDSDDEAEVRAAGAVLSYVEETGAGVLGSMTRLQSYHADDHVELDATTQRNLELTETMHGDRKGSLFETVDHTKTSAGRRLLKEWLQRPRRSQAVLRERQSSVGSFAESALARAEIRETLADAYDLERLASKAVSGSADAHDLLRVRDSLSVLPSVADAIANAPGLSSSPLSELVSRPDRAQAEMLREELAEALAEDPPNTVTQGGLLCRGYDEELDGIIDKHEENLEWFDTLADREKSRTGISHLQVDRNKTDGYYLQVGKSDTGKVPEEYEAVKTLKNSERYVTDELREREREILRLEERRGELEYDLFKELRNRVAEHAELLQDVGRTLAELDVLASLAVHAVENGWVRPELAESGLDIEQGRHPVVERTTEFVPNDVRMDDDREFLIVTGPNMSGKSTYMRQVALITLLAQVGSFVPAREARIGLVDGIFTRVGALDELAQGRSTFMVEMQELSNILHSASEDSLVILDEVGRGTATYDGISIAWAATEYLHNEVRAKTLFATHYHELTTLADHLDRVENVHVAADERDGDVTFLRTVRDGPTNRSYGIHVADLAGVPMPVVERSRDVLDKLRQEKAIEARGSGSNETVQAVFDLGAGQFQANGSGESESDDEESKDEGDALDPETEAVLSELAGVEVADISPIELMSKVQEWQGKVGKR, from the coding sequence GTGAGTGACGGCGGCATCGTCGGGGAGTTCCTCTCGCTCAAAGACGAGACGGACGCGGACGTGCTGACGATGCAGGTCGGCGACTTCTACGAGTTCTTCGCTGACGACGCGGAGTTGGTCGGCGACGTGCTCGACCTGAACATCTCGCGGAAATCGAGCCACGGCAGTAGCTATCCGATGGCTGGCGTTCCGCTCTCGGAACTCACGCCGTACATGAAGCAGTTGGTGGAGCGGGGCTACCGCGTGGCCGTGGCCGACCAGTACGAGACGGACAGTGGTCACGCCCGGAAGATAACGCGGGTCGTGACGCCCGGCACGCTCCTCGAAACGTCCTCGGCGGACGCCCAGTATCTCGCCGGAATCGTCCGCGTGGACGACGGCTACGGGTTGGCGTTCGCGGACATCACGACGGGCAAGTTCCTCGTCACGGCCGTCTCCGGTTCCGACGCGGACTCGAAGGCGCTGACGGAGTTGTACCGGTTCGCGCCCGCCGAGGTGCTTCCCGGTCCGGAGATTCGGAACGACGATTCGTTCCTCGAACGGGTGCGCGACCGCACCGATGCGTCCGTCTCCGTTCACGACGCGAACGCGTTCGCACCCGGCAAGGCCACCCACGTCACCCGCGAGCAGTTCGGAGAGGAGACGCTGTCCAGTCTCGGATTGGATTCCGACGACGAAGCGGAGGTCCGGGCGGCGGGTGCGGTGCTCTCGTACGTCGAGGAGACCGGCGCGGGCGTCCTCGGGTCCATGACGCGCCTGCAGTCGTACCACGCGGACGACCACGTCGAACTCGACGCGACGACCCAGCGCAACCTCGAACTCACCGAGACCATGCACGGGGACCGCAAGGGGTCGCTGTTCGAGACGGTGGATCACACGAAGACGAGCGCCGGACGACGCTTGTTGAAGGAGTGGCTCCAGCGTCCCCGCCGGTCCCAAGCCGTGCTTCGGGAACGTCAATCGAGCGTCGGGTCGTTCGCCGAATCGGCGTTGGCCCGCGCGGAGATTCGCGAGACGCTCGCCGACGCCTACGATCTCGAACGCTTGGCGAGCAAGGCGGTGTCCGGAAGCGCCGACGCGCACGACCTCCTGCGGGTGCGCGACAGCCTTTCGGTTCTCCCGTCGGTCGCCGACGCTATCGCCAACGCACCCGGCCTGTCGAGTTCGCCGCTGTCCGAACTCGTCTCGCGCCCCGACCGTGCGCAGGCGGAAATGCTGCGCGAGGAACTGGCCGAGGCGCTCGCCGAGGACCCGCCGAACACGGTCACGCAGGGCGGCTTGCTGTGTCGCGGCTACGACGAGGAATTGGACGGGATCATCGACAAGCACGAGGAGAACTTGGAGTGGTTCGACACGCTGGCAGACAGGGAGAAGTCCCGAACCGGCATCTCGCACCTGCAGGTGGACCGCAACAAGACGGACGGCTACTACCTGCAGGTCGGAAAGTCTGACACCGGCAAGGTCCCGGAGGAGTACGAGGCCGTCAAAACCCTGAAAAACTCCGAACGGTACGTCACCGACGAACTCCGCGAGCGCGAGCGCGAGATTCTTCGACTGGAGGAACGGCGCGGCGAACTGGAGTACGACCTGTTCAAGGAACTCAGAAATCGAGTCGCGGAACACGCCGAACTGCTACAGGACGTCGGCCGGACGCTGGCCGAACTCGACGTGCTGGCGAGTCTGGCCGTCCACGCCGTCGAAAACGGCTGGGTGCGTCCGGAACTCGCCGAGTCGGGGCTCGACATCGAGCAGGGTCGCCACCCCGTCGTGGAGCGAACGACCGAATTCGTCCCGAACGACGTGCGGATGGACGACGACCGCGAGTTTCTCATCGTCACCGGGCCGAACATGAGCGGGAAATCGACGTACATGCGGCAGGTCGCGCTCATCACCCTGCTCGCGCAGGTCGGAAGTTTCGTTCCGGCGCGGGAGGCCCGCATCGGATTGGTGGACGGCATCTTCACCCGCGTCGGGGCGCTGGACGAGTTGGCGCAGGGTCGCTCGACGTTCATGGTCGAGATGCAGGAGTTGAGCAACATCCTCCACTCCGCGAGCGAGGACTCCTTGGTGATTCTGGACGAGGTGGGGCGCGGAACCGCGACCTACGACGGCATTTCCATCGCGTGGGCCGCGACGGAGTACCTGCACAACGAGGTTCGGGCGAAGACGCTGTTCGCGACCCACTACCACGAACTGACGACGCTCGCCGACCATCTGGACCGCGTGGAGAACGTCCACGTGGCCGCCGACGAACGGGACGGCGACGTCACCTTCCTCAGGACCGTGCGCGACGGGCCGACGAACCGCTCGTACGGGATTCACGTCGCGGACTTGGCGGGCGTTCCGATGCCCGTCGTCGAACGCTCGCGCGACGTGCTCGACAAACTCAGACAGGAGAAGGCCATCGAGGCGCGCGGTTCGGGGTCGAACGAGACGGTACAGGCCGTCTTCGACCTTGGGGCGGGTCAGTTCCAGGCGAACGGTTCGGGGGAAAGCGAGTCGGATGATGAAGAATCGAAGGACGAAGGGGATGCGCTCGACCCCGAGACGGAGGCCGTCCTCTCCGAACTCGCCGGGGTCGAAGTCGCCGACATCTCGCCCATCGAATTGATGTCGAAGGTACAGGAGTGGCAGGGGAAAGTCGGCAAGCGATAG
- a CDS encoding aryl-sulfate sulfotransferase encodes MGVAVVGFVLTLVVSAAVAPPISNAPSSDLSGRTVVGVQSTSTDGKVVMLDSDGKEVWQYGHANGYHDVSWLPNGTVLASFIDDGYRRCGPYESPCARTGVRVIDPNPSPHVVYQWTFPVRSGLNSEVHDAELLPSGELLVADMDKERVFTVAPNGTVTWQWNASERYDPPSDPTRTDWLHINDVDRIGPGRYLVSVRNANELVVLQRGKGVVNVINENGDWRLLNKQHNPQYLSKNAVLVADSENDRVVELHRRNGTWGVAWQVHGAGGLGFDWPRDADRLPNGHTLITDSRNNRVVELNRSGKLVWSARINSLPYEADRYPGEYPAGPPVNSSADIGPSATKLPVFGYLLDSARHVVSLPYWVAGWHVAVGGVALVTFLVGLWLFVRGSKKSVA; translated from the coding sequence ATGGGGGTCGCCGTCGTCGGGTTCGTCCTCACGCTCGTCGTCAGCGCCGCCGTCGCGCCGCCGATTTCGAACGCTCCGTCGTCCGATTTGTCCGGCCGAACCGTCGTCGGTGTCCAATCGACCTCGACCGACGGGAAGGTCGTGATGCTCGATTCGGATGGCAAAGAGGTGTGGCAGTACGGCCACGCGAACGGCTATCACGACGTGTCGTGGCTTCCGAACGGAACGGTCCTCGCGTCGTTCATCGACGACGGGTATCGGCGCTGCGGACCCTACGAATCACCCTGCGCTCGGACCGGCGTGCGGGTCATCGACCCGAACCCGTCGCCGCACGTCGTCTACCAGTGGACGTTTCCGGTCCGCTCGGGATTGAACAGCGAGGTTCACGACGCCGAGTTGCTTCCGTCGGGCGAACTGCTGGTCGCGGACATGGACAAGGAACGGGTGTTCACGGTCGCGCCGAACGGAACGGTCACGTGGCAGTGGAACGCGAGCGAGCGGTACGACCCGCCGTCCGACCCCACGCGAACCGACTGGCTCCACATCAACGACGTGGACCGTATCGGGCCGGGACGGTATCTCGTCAGCGTGCGGAACGCGAACGAACTCGTCGTCCTCCAGCGCGGGAAGGGCGTCGTGAACGTGATCAACGAGAACGGGGATTGGCGACTGCTGAACAAACAGCACAATCCCCAATACCTCTCGAAAAACGCCGTCCTCGTCGCGGACAGCGAGAACGACCGGGTGGTCGAACTCCACCGCCGAAACGGAACGTGGGGAGTCGCATGGCAGGTGCACGGCGCGGGCGGCCTCGGCTTCGACTGGCCGCGCGATGCGGACCGTTTGCCGAACGGCCACACGCTCATCACCGACAGCCGAAACAACCGCGTCGTCGAGTTGAATCGGTCCGGAAAACTGGTGTGGAGCGCGCGCATCAACTCGCTTCCGTACGAGGCCGACCGTTACCCCGGCGAATATCCCGCCGGGCCGCCCGTGAATTCGAGCGCCGACATCGGTCCGTCGGCGACGAAGCTTCCCGTCTTCGGCTACCTGCTCGACAGCGCCCGGCACGTCGTTTCGCTTCCCTACTGGGTCGCCGGGTGGCACGTCGCCGTCGGCGGCGTCGCGCTCGTGACGTTCCTCGTCGGACTCTGGCTGTTCGTCCGCGGGTCGAAAAAGTCCGTTGCGTGA
- a CDS encoding four-helix bundle copper-binding protein has product MALTQIDHLDAEKDECIDDCFAAAQACEWCADQCAEKGEGMAKCIRLCRDVADLATMHARFMARDSNFDSELAEACAGACEECAEECSRHDHDHCQLCADVLEDCAESCRNMMA; this is encoded by the coding sequence ATGGCGCTCACCCAGATAGACCACCTCGACGCCGAGAAGGACGAGTGTATCGACGACTGTTTCGCCGCCGCACAGGCCTGCGAGTGGTGTGCCGATCAGTGTGCGGAAAAAGGCGAAGGCATGGCCAAATGCATCCGGCTCTGTCGTGACGTGGCCGACCTGGCGACCATGCACGCCCGGTTCATGGCCCGCGATTCGAACTTCGACAGCGAACTCGCGGAAGCCTGCGCGGGTGCCTGCGAGGAGTGTGCCGAGGAGTGCTCGCGGCACGACCACGACCACTGTCAGCTCTGTGCCGACGTGCTGGAGGACTGTGCGGAGAGCTGTCGGAACATGATGGCGTAA